One genomic window of Ruminococcus gauvreauii includes the following:
- a CDS encoding zinc-dependent alcohol dehydrogenase, whose protein sequence is MIQQVMTAPKTIEYRNVPVPEPGENQVLVKVMKLGVCGSDIHVYHGTHPFTSYPVTQGHEMSAKVVTCGTGVTGFTEGQKVTIEPQVYCGACYPCLHGKYNLCEELKVMGFQTTGAASEYFVADASKVTPLPDHMTFNEGAMIEPLAVTVHAAKRFGDLHGKDVAILGAGTIGNLLAQSVKALGASRVLITDVSDYRLGLAKMAGADFAVNTQHKDFGEAMTESFGPDKADVIYDCAGNDITMGQAIKYARKGSIIILVAVFGKMANVDLAVLNDHELDLNTTMMYRHEDYTEAIRLVGEGKIQLKPLMSQHFSFDRYLEAYEYIDRNRETTMKVLIDIDPSEE, encoded by the coding sequence ATGATTCAGCAGGTAATGACTGCTCCAAAGACAATCGAATACAGAAATGTACCGGTTCCTGAACCGGGAGAAAATCAGGTCCTCGTAAAGGTTATGAAGTTAGGCGTATGCGGGAGTGACATTCATGTGTATCACGGTACGCATCCGTTCACCAGCTATCCTGTGACCCAGGGGCATGAAATGTCCGCGAAAGTCGTGACATGCGGCACGGGGGTTACCGGCTTTACAGAAGGACAGAAGGTGACGATTGAACCTCAGGTGTATTGCGGGGCGTGTTATCCCTGTCTGCACGGAAAGTATAATTTGTGTGAAGAACTGAAGGTCATGGGATTTCAGACAACCGGTGCGGCCAGTGAATACTTTGTCGCGGATGCATCAAAAGTCACACCGCTTCCGGATCATATGACGTTTAATGAGGGTGCTATGATTGAACCGCTGGCAGTGACGGTACACGCGGCAAAGCGGTTTGGCGATCTGCATGGCAAAGATGTGGCGATTCTGGGGGCGGGAACGATCGGAAATCTGCTGGCACAGTCTGTGAAGGCACTCGGTGCATCGCGGGTATTAATCACGGACGTTTCAGATTATCGACTCGGTCTGGCGAAAATGGCAGGTGCTGATTTTGCCGTAAATACGCAGCATAAGGATTTTGGAGAGGCTATGACAGAGAGCTTTGGACCTGATAAGGCAGATGTGATCTATGACTGTGCAGGGAATGATATTACCATGGGACAGGCCATTAAATATGCCAGGAAGGGCAGCATCATTATCCTGGTTGCTGTATTCGGGAAGATGGCAAATGTGGATCTGGCAGTACTCAATGACCATGAATTGGACCTGAATACAACGATGATGTACCGGCACGAGGATTATACAGAAGCGATCCGTCTTGTTGGAGAAGGAAAAATCCAATTGAAGCCACTGATGAGCCAGCATTTTTCTTTTGACCGGTATCTGGAGGCTTATGAGTACATAGACAGGAATCGCGAGACAACGATGAAAGTCCTGATCGATATCGATCCGTCAGAGGAGTGA
- a CDS encoding ROK family transcriptional regulator: MAKQFREDTTKAIKSRIIEYISDRGEVTRNDIIQECGFSLPTVLQKIKELKESGLIAEVGQSESSGGRKAKIISIVRDSRLAIGINITNHHLEMVLVGLDGVLLNKERIRFHFEPTYTYYEQFGRKVEEFVSGNVTDREKILGIGISLPGVLDNGNRVIRKSHAFQLENYSLMDLEKALPYPVVFENDGNAAALSEKRFRTGTAFYLSLNATVGGAFSVNGKPYGGVNNKSSEIGHMILFPEGKTCYCGKKGCVDSYCSAKVLGDGNLQEFFSLLEDGNEENRLIWDRYLENLSVVISNIRMLNDCEIIVGGHVGGYMEKYLSSLRLLTMQYDYLDQDALFIHCGKYRWEASAYGMAFKLIHQFFSTVV, encoded by the coding sequence ATGGCAAAACAATTTCGTGAGGATACTACCAAAGCTATAAAAAGTAGGATAATTGAATACATATCAGACAGAGGAGAAGTTACCCGGAATGATATTATTCAGGAATGCGGTTTCAGTCTGCCGACTGTACTGCAAAAAATCAAAGAATTGAAAGAGAGCGGCCTGATTGCCGAAGTGGGGCAGTCAGAGTCGAGCGGAGGGCGTAAAGCGAAGATCATCTCCATCGTCCGAGATTCCCGGCTGGCGATTGGTATTAACATAACGAACCATCATCTGGAAATGGTTCTGGTTGGATTGGATGGAGTTCTTCTGAACAAAGAACGGATAAGGTTTCATTTCGAGCCGACGTATACCTATTATGAACAGTTCGGCAGAAAGGTCGAAGAGTTTGTTTCGGGAAATGTAACGGACAGGGAAAAAATACTTGGGATCGGGATATCGCTGCCCGGAGTGTTGGATAACGGTAATCGGGTCATTCGTAAGTCTCATGCATTCCAGCTGGAAAACTACAGCCTGATGGACCTGGAGAAAGCACTGCCTTATCCGGTAGTCTTTGAAAATGACGGAAATGCAGCAGCTTTGTCTGAAAAACGCTTTCGGACCGGCACGGCATTTTATCTGTCATTGAACGCCACCGTGGGAGGCGCTTTCAGCGTAAACGGCAAGCCATACGGAGGTGTCAACAATAAGAGTTCGGAGATCGGCCATATGATTCTATTCCCGGAGGGGAAGACCTGCTATTGCGGCAAGAAGGGCTGTGTTGACAGTTACTGTTCCGCCAAGGTACTGGGCGATGGAAATCTTCAGGAATTCTTTTCTCTGCTTGAGGACGGGAATGAAGAGAACCGATTAATATGGGATCGTTATCTGGAAAATCTTTCCGTCGTCATTTCCAATATCCGTATGCTGAACGACTGCGAAATCATCGTAGGCGGCCATGTGGGGGGATACATGGAAAAGTACCTTTCCAGTCTGCGGCTGCTGACGATGCAGTATGATTATTTGGACCAGGATGCCCTGTTTATCCATTGTGGCAAGTATCGCTGGGAGGCTTCGGCTTACGGTATGGCGTTTAAACTGATTCACCAGTTTTTTTCCACTGTGGTATAG
- a CDS encoding alpha/beta hydrolase, which produces MALFQGNIFPKTLGFETQVYVSLPYDGHRYQKDGPTKSLILLHGISDNASGWIRHGLADEFAARYNIAVIVPEGHKSFWLDMKYGGHYTEYLTGELPEMMGNMFHIPADPDHLMIAGLSMGGFGALHAALSEPGVFAAVGSFSGVTDIRAFFSEAERLGEVSDCGANFINEIAAIVGEGGTAGEREDLGCLAKRLRAAEVPKIYLACGTEDLLVHQQNKAFYHLLCKCHLDVMYETWEGIHDWIFWRSALNRFLEYAVGKPEEDDVFGGIIPYKK; this is translated from the coding sequence ATGGCGCTTTTCCAGGGCAATATATTTCCGAAAACATTAGGATTTGAGACACAGGTATATGTCAGCCTGCCTTATGATGGACACCGTTACCAGAAGGATGGTCCGACAAAATCATTGATACTGCTTCATGGCATTTCAGATAATGCATCCGGCTGGATCAGGCACGGACTGGCAGACGAATTTGCAGCACGATATAATATTGCGGTCATTGTGCCGGAGGGACACAAAAGTTTCTGGCTGGATATGAAATATGGAGGACATTACACAGAGTATTTAACCGGTGAACTTCCGGAGATGATGGGCAACATGTTTCATATACCGGCTGACCCGGATCATCTGATGATCGCAGGGCTGTCAATGGGCGGTTTCGGCGCTCTCCATGCTGCACTGTCTGAGCCCGGTGTGTTTGCAGCGGTTGGCTCTTTCAGCGGGGTCACAGACATCCGGGCATTTTTCAGTGAGGCAGAAAGGCTGGGTGAAGTCAGTGACTGCGGTGCAAACTTTATCAACGAGATTGCGGCCATAGTCGGTGAGGGGGGAACAGCCGGGGAAAGAGAGGATCTTGGCTGCCTGGCTAAAAGACTTAGGGCGGCGGAAGTTCCTAAAATTTATCTGGCGTGCGGGACAGAAGACCTGCTGGTGCATCAGCAGAATAAGGCATTCTATCATTTACTGTGCAAATGTCATCTGGATGTCATGTATGAAACATGGGAAGGCATTCATGACTGGATCTTCTGGCGCAGCGCGTTGAACAGGTTTCTGGAGTATGCTGTGGGTAAACCGGAAGAAGACGATGTATTCGGCGGAATCATTCCGTATAAAAAGTAG
- a CDS encoding ABC transporter permease yields MKRKVSSGFKQYMIFLIFIALIIVFSIISPAFFAVGNAMNIIRQISMMGIVTVGFTFVLIGGGLDLSVGSQIAIMNIIICYLIINMGINPILALIIGIAFTTLIGTFNGFVISRTGIPPLIATLAMQTALRGAAFVISNGYPMYGIPDYLKTIGQGNLFGFFPIPGLIMIAVIVFGIVLLNKTYIGRHFYALGSNEEALRLTGVNTHFTRVLTYALLGFLTGIAGIVMLCRTGSGQPNIANSFEMDVLTAAVLGGVSVNGGKGSIAGAIIGAAIIGVLNNGMSIMGANDYWQQIIKGIVLLAVVVFDSFGRSGKKAPKAA; encoded by the coding sequence ATGAAACGTAAAGTATCCAGTGGTTTTAAACAATATATGATTTTTCTTATTTTCATTGCATTGATTATTGTGTTCTCTATTATATCGCCGGCATTTTTTGCAGTGGGCAACGCGATGAATATTATCCGTCAGATTTCCATGATGGGGATTGTTACGGTAGGCTTTACCTTCGTTCTGATCGGCGGGGGGCTGGATCTGTCAGTCGGATCACAGATAGCGATCATGAATATTATTATCTGTTACCTGATCATCAATATGGGAATCAATCCGATTCTTGCGCTGATCATCGGCATCGCTTTTACTACCTTGATCGGAACTTTTAACGGGTTTGTCATCAGCAGGACGGGCATTCCGCCGCTCATTGCCACATTGGCGATGCAGACGGCACTTCGCGGGGCAGCTTTCGTTATCTCTAACGGGTATCCGATGTACGGTATCCCGGACTATCTGAAAACAATAGGACAGGGAAATCTGTTTGGGTTCTTTCCGATTCCCGGCCTGATCATGATCGCGGTTATCGTATTCGGCATTGTCTTATTGAACAAGACTTATATCGGGCGGCATTTCTACGCACTCGGAAGTAACGAGGAAGCTTTGAGGCTGACTGGCGTCAACACTCATTTTACACGTGTCTTAACGTACGCGCTGCTCGGCTTTCTGACAGGTATCGCGGGAATCGTTATGCTCTGCCGGACCGGTTCCGGACAGCCGAACATCGCAAACAGCTTTGAGATGGACGTCCTTACGGCGGCTGTATTGGGCGGAGTCAGCGTAAATGGCGGTAAAGGCAGTATCGCGGGAGCGATAATCGGTGCTGCAATCATCGGAGTCTTAAACAATGGAATGTCAATTATGGGTGCAAATGACTACTGGCAGCAGATCATCAAGGGTATTGTGCTTCTCGCGGTTGTAGTCTTTGACAGCTTTGGGCGGTCAGGCAAAAAGGCACCGAAAGCAGCGTAA
- a CDS encoding sugar ABC transporter ATP-binding protein: MEKELVLSVHNIKKRYGGIQALDNVSIDFEKGETHALMGENGAGKSTLIKMISGAEVPDSGELVFWGKSYARMTPQLSRSVGVSTIYQEFNLFPSLTVAENIYMGDELQSDQKSKIYDKKKYIEKAKEVLDSMKVNISPTDIIEHMTTAQMQLVEIAKAVAKDSKILIMDEPTAPLSTNETEDLFELIGRLKEKGVTIIYISHRLEEIYRIADRLTVMRDGKYILTSATQDITRQELIYQMANRKVEEIEFHPTWEKGDVVLEAKHIGGNGLKDISFTLRAGEILGLGGLLGAGRTELARLLFGAERIESGDLILNGEKITVKSPKQALEKGIAYVPEDRKNHGAILSLPISWNITMPILKRISKNIFIQKDREKEIVEKQRAAFRIKVGSVKDNVSSLSGGNQQKVVLAKWIASNPKVLILDEPTRGVDVGAKQEIYNLIAEFAGQGMAILLISSDMVELLNISDRLVVLNEKKVAGLLEKNEFSQDQVLAMASGIL; encoded by the coding sequence ATGGAAAAAGAACTTGTATTATCTGTACATAATATAAAGAAACGGTACGGCGGTATTCAGGCGCTGGATAATGTGTCGATAGATTTTGAGAAGGGCGAGACCCATGCACTGATGGGAGAAAATGGTGCGGGAAAATCCACTCTGATCAAAATGATATCCGGCGCAGAGGTACCGGATTCAGGCGAACTTGTCTTCTGGGGAAAAAGCTACGCCAGAATGACGCCGCAGCTTTCCAGGAGTGTGGGCGTGTCTACCATATATCAGGAGTTTAATCTGTTTCCATCGCTGACGGTTGCGGAGAATATTTATATGGGGGATGAACTTCAGTCAGATCAGAAAAGCAAAATTTATGATAAGAAGAAGTATATAGAAAAAGCAAAAGAAGTTCTGGACAGCATGAAAGTGAATATCAGTCCGACGGACATCATCGAACATATGACGACTGCGCAGATGCAGCTGGTGGAAATTGCAAAGGCGGTTGCAAAAGATTCGAAGATACTGATTATGGATGAACCGACGGCTCCGCTGTCCACCAATGAGACTGAGGATCTTTTTGAGTTGATCGGCAGACTGAAGGAAAAGGGAGTCACGATCATATACATATCACATCGGCTGGAAGAAATCTATAGAATTGCAGACCGTCTGACGGTTATGCGGGATGGAAAATACATATTGACGTCTGCGACGCAGGACATTACGCGTCAGGAATTGATTTATCAGATGGCGAACCGAAAAGTGGAGGAGATCGAATTTCATCCGACCTGGGAAAAAGGTGATGTGGTTCTGGAGGCGAAACATATTGGCGGTAACGGCCTGAAGGACATTTCTTTTACCCTGCGGGCAGGTGAGATTCTGGGTCTCGGCGGTTTGCTTGGAGCCGGAAGAACCGAACTGGCACGTCTTTTGTTTGGAGCGGAGAGAATTGAAAGTGGGGATTTAATTCTGAATGGAGAGAAGATCACCGTCAAATCACCGAAACAGGCACTGGAGAAGGGAATCGCCTATGTTCCGGAGGACAGAAAAAACCATGGAGCTATTTTATCGCTGCCGATCAGCTGGAATATCACGATGCCGATCCTGAAACGGATTTCCAAAAATATTTTTATACAAAAAGACAGAGAGAAGGAAATTGTTGAAAAACAAAGAGCTGCTTTCCGCATCAAGGTGGGAAGCGTGAAAGACAATGTTTCAAGCCTTAGCGGAGGCAATCAGCAGAAGGTGGTTTTGGCAAAATGGATCGCCAGCAACCCTAAGGTCTTGATCCTGGATGAGCCAACCAGAGGTGTAGATGTAGGGGCCAAGCAGGAGATTTATAATCTGATCGCAGAATTTGCAGGTCAGGGAATGGCGATACTGCTGATTTCCTCAGACATGGTCGAATTGCTGAATATTTCTGACAGACTTGTGGTTCTTAATGAGAAAAAAGTTGCAGGCCTTCTTGAGAAAAATGAGTTCTCGCAGGATCAGGTTCTGGCAATGGCATCAGGGATATTATAG